A single region of the Cyanobacteria bacterium FACHB-DQ100 genome encodes:
- a CDS encoding response regulator: MNGDEFIEQIQDVQKQVAELQQDAEQLPLKQKSRLTESLERLTSALRDLQVAEEAIQLLLSAVQQSRDSIVITTAHLDSPGPEMVYVNPAFTEMTGYAAEEVLGKNPRLLQGAHTDRAVLDALRREISQGRPFHGEAINYHKDGSEYYVEWNITPIRNSQQEITHFVAIQRDITDRKRYEKEREQLLAQEQVARDAAEVANRTKDEFLATLSHELRTPLTPILGWSKVLRTQQLSEANTQQALKTIEENAKRQAQLVDDLLDLARIVRGKLTLNFTSVPLIEAIVAALETVRLAAEAKSIQIKTDLDATIAPVMGDAGRLQQVIWNLLSNAIKFTPIEGQIRVTLSRVDRTAQIQISDTGQGIAPEFLPFVFERFRQEDSSITRQFGGLGLGLSLCRQLVEAHGGIIRAESAGIGQGAIFTVQLPLVIDSHSVKTAMLASSKPNLKGLRVLIVEDDISTLQFLAFIVQQEGAIVTAVPSPQAALDEFERSSFDLLISDIGIQGMDGLTLLRQIRAFAEDLPAIALTAYATENHREQALSVGYNEHLSKPIEPERLMQTIATVLEPPDL; the protein is encoded by the coding sequence GTGAACGGAGATGAGTTTATCGAGCAGATTCAGGACGTGCAAAAGCAAGTTGCTGAGCTGCAACAAGACGCTGAACAATTGCCCCTCAAGCAGAAAAGCAGGCTGACAGAATCCTTAGAGCGACTAACCAGCGCATTAAGAGATTTGCAAGTCGCCGAGGAAGCAATTCAGCTTTTGTTGTCTGCGGTACAACAATCGCGGGATTCGATCGTCATTACGACTGCCCATCTCGATTCCCCCGGACCTGAGATGGTCTACGTGAATCCCGCCTTTACAGAAATGACAGGCTACGCCGCAGAAGAAGTGTTAGGCAAAAATCCGCGTTTGCTGCAAGGAGCGCACACAGACCGAGCAGTGCTTGATGCCCTGCGGCGCGAAATTTCTCAAGGCAGACCCTTTCACGGTGAGGCGATTAACTATCACAAAGACGGCAGCGAATACTACGTCGAATGGAACATCACACCAATTCGCAATAGTCAGCAAGAAATCACGCACTTTGTCGCCATTCAGCGCGATATTACCGATCGGAAGCGCTACGAAAAAGAACGCGAACAGCTTTTAGCTCAAGAACAAGTCGCCCGCGATGCCGCAGAAGTCGCCAACCGGACGAAAGACGAATTTCTGGCGACGCTTTCACACGAATTGAGAACGCCGCTGACTCCCATCCTTGGCTGGTCAAAAGTCCTGAGAACACAGCAACTTTCAGAAGCCAACACTCAACAAGCGCTCAAAACGATCGAAGAAAACGCCAAACGCCAAGCACAACTGGTCGATGATTTACTCGATCTAGCCCGGATTGTGCGCGGTAAGCTGACGCTGAACTTTACCTCGGTTCCCTTGATTGAAGCGATCGTCGCCGCACTCGAAACCGTTCGGCTGGCTGCCGAGGCAAAATCGATTCAAATTAAAACAGATTTAGATGCAACGATCGCGCCGGTGATGGGCGATGCCGGACGGCTGCAACAAGTGATCTGGAATCTGTTGTCGAATGCAATTAAATTCACGCCGATCGAGGGTCAGATTAGAGTGACATTATCGCGGGTCGATCGCACCGCTCAAATCCAAATCAGTGATACCGGACAAGGGATTGCTCCAGAATTTTTGCCGTTTGTGTTCGAGCGCTTTCGTCAGGAGGATAGTTCAATTACCCGTCAGTTTGGCGGGCTAGGTTTGGGACTATCGCTCTGTCGTCAGTTGGTCGAAGCGCATGGCGGCATCATCCGGGCTGAGAGTGCAGGCATCGGACAGGGTGCAATCTTTACTGTTCAATTGCCGCTTGTGATCGATTCACACTCTGTGAAAACCGCTATGCTTGCATCGTCAAAGCCAAACTTGAAGGGGCTTCGGGTGTTAATTGTTGAGGATGATATTTCGACCCTGCAATTCCTTGCCTTTATCGTTCAGCAAGAAGGCGCGATCGTGACCGCAGTTCCCTCACCCCAAGCTGCACTTGATGAATTTGAGCGATCGTCGTTTGATCTGCTGATCAGCGATATCGGAATACAGGGAATGGACGGATTGACCTTGCTGCGACAAATCCGCGCCTTTGCAGAGGATCTTCCAGCGATCGCGCTGACGGCATACGCGACTGAGAACCATCGCGAACAAGCGCTATCAGTCGGATACAACGAGCATTTATCGAAGCCGATCGAGCCAGAAAGACTGATGCAAACGATCGCAACTGTTTTGGAACCCCCAGACCTTTAA
- a CDS encoding 5-formyltetrahydrofolate cyclo-ligase, giving the protein MYKSELRKIYLQKRRSLCLQEWEAKSKQICEHLKACDSLRSAKTVLSYCSVRQEPDLQELLTIPKVWGLPRCVEKALLWHVWTPGSLRSGNFGIPEPDPDSPTLEAEQVDLILVPCVMCDRRGYRLGYGGGFYDRMLSQPEWQGKATIGVLFDVAVIDELPIDPWDRPLDAICTESGLINTCRSS; this is encoded by the coding sequence ATGTATAAATCAGAGTTGCGTAAAATCTATCTCCAGAAACGTCGATCGCTCTGTCTTCAGGAATGGGAAGCGAAAAGCAAACAGATTTGTGAACACCTCAAAGCCTGCGATAGCTTGCGTTCTGCAAAAACTGTTTTATCGTACTGCAGCGTTCGTCAAGAGCCAGATTTACAAGAACTGCTGACAATCCCGAAAGTGTGGGGATTGCCCCGCTGTGTGGAAAAAGCATTACTGTGGCACGTTTGGACACCCGGAAGCCTACGATCGGGCAACTTCGGTATCCCAGAACCTGATCCAGACAGTCCAACGCTTGAGGCTGAGCAAGTAGATTTAATCTTAGTTCCCTGTGTAATGTGCGATCGGCGGGGGTATCGTCTGGGTTATGGGGGCGGATTTTACGATCGAATGCTCAGCCAACCCGAATGGCAAGGCAAAGCGACGATCGGCGTTTTGTTTGATGTTGCCGTGATAGATGAATTGCCGATCGATCCCTGGGATCGACCGTTAGATGCAATCTGTACAGAATCAGGATTGATTAATACTTGTAGAAGCAGTTAG
- a CDS encoding carboxylate-amine ligase, with product MNVLDPTIQFQHLQTQLRERWRNVVEFDTSEADIIVIPSLSIDQRELSKIEGFLHYEERLLFSLIRLRNPRTRLVYVTSQPIHPSVIDYYLQLLPGIPFSHARDRLLLLSTYDSSLKPLSQKILDRPRLLDRIRQAVNPDRAYMICYNSTTVERDLSIQLNIPLYALDPVLLNWGTKSGSRQIFAESGVPHPDGSELVWTAKDLAVATAELWERNPELQRVVIKLNEGFSGEGNALFDLRPLGEYKPGVISHEQRVSKIYDCFAHLKFEAKTETWENYGGRIPELGAIAEAFIEGEHKLSPSVQGRVTPDGEVEILSTHDQILGGPSGQIYLGCRFPADESYRMRIQDMSLQVGRTLAAKGALERFGVDFVAVKREDQWEFHAIEINLRKGGTTHPFMTLKFLTNGRYDLSSGLFYSQHGRPKYYMATDNLQKPQYCGLLPNDLMDIIAHYGLHFDTSTETGTVFHLMGCLSEFGKLGLTSIGNSPQQAEDLYRRVVKAIDDETKPSIDLQNISAMRWNSGY from the coding sequence ATGAACGTGCTTGACCCGACCATTCAGTTTCAGCACCTGCAAACGCAACTACGCGAGCGTTGGCGCAATGTTGTTGAGTTTGACACCAGTGAAGCCGATATTATTGTGATTCCGTCGCTCAGTATTGATCAGCGAGAATTATCTAAGATCGAAGGCTTTTTACACTATGAAGAGCGGCTATTATTTTCGCTGATTCGCCTGCGAAATCCTCGGACTCGGTTAGTGTATGTGACTTCTCAACCGATTCACCCGAGCGTAATCGATTATTATCTCCAACTATTACCGGGAATTCCATTTTCCCATGCTCGCGATCGCTTGCTGTTGCTTTCAACTTATGATTCATCGCTCAAACCCCTCAGCCAAAAAATTCTCGATCGACCGCGATTGCTCGATCGCATCCGGCAAGCGGTCAATCCCGATCGCGCTTACATGATCTGCTATAACTCAACAACTGTTGAACGCGACTTATCGATTCAGTTAAACATTCCCCTATATGCACTTGATCCCGTATTACTAAACTGGGGCACAAAGAGCGGCAGCCGGCAAATTTTTGCAGAAAGTGGAGTGCCACACCCAGACGGCAGCGAACTGGTTTGGACTGCAAAAGATCTCGCTGTAGCAACAGCCGAATTATGGGAGCGCAATCCTGAATTGCAACGCGTTGTGATCAAGTTAAATGAAGGGTTTTCTGGCGAAGGAAACGCACTCTTTGACCTGCGACCTTTGGGAGAATACAAGCCCGGAGTCATCTCGCACGAACAGCGTGTCAGTAAGATTTACGATTGCTTTGCTCATCTCAAATTTGAAGCAAAAACCGAAACTTGGGAGAATTACGGGGGTCGCATTCCGGAGTTGGGCGCGATCGCAGAAGCCTTTATCGAAGGTGAGCATAAACTTTCACCCAGCGTTCAGGGTCGCGTCACTCCAGATGGCGAAGTTGAAATTCTCTCAACTCACGATCAAATTCTTGGTGGACCTAGTGGGCAAATCTATCTAGGTTGTCGGTTCCCAGCCGATGAATCCTACCGAATGCGGATTCAGGATATGAGTCTACAAGTGGGTCGAACCTTAGCGGCAAAAGGCGCACTAGAGCGATTTGGAGTAGATTTTGTTGCGGTTAAGCGCGAGGATCAGTGGGAATTTCATGCGATCGAAATCAACTTGCGAAAGGGCGGAACGACACATCCGTTCATGACGCTGAAATTCCTAACCAATGGTCGCTATGACTTATCAAGCGGCTTGTTTTATAGCCAGCACGGACGACCCAAATACTATATGGCAACCGATAATTTACAGAAACCGCAATACTGTGGGTTATTACCCAATGATTTGATGGATATCATCGCGCACTATGGTTTGCACTTCGATACAAGTACAGAAACGGGAACAGTCTTTCACTTGATGGGATGCTTATCTGAGTTTGGCAAATTGGGATTAACTAGCATTGGCAACTCACCGCAGCAAGCCGAAGATCTGTATCGCCGCGTGGTGAAAGCGATCGACGATGAAACAAAACCTTCGATCGATTTGCAGAACATCTCAGCAATGCGCTGGAATAGCGGCTATTAA
- a CDS encoding amidohydrolase, giving the protein MKDRIKDLAVSLAPRLIEIRRHIHSHPELSGQEHQTAAYVAGVLSSCGLHVKEAIGKVGVVGELDGGDDPRLLAIRTDMDALPIQERTGLEFASRQPGIMHACGHDVHTTVGLGTAMVLSQLGVPLPGKIRFLFQPAEEIAQGAQWMVEDGVMNDVDSILSVHVFPSIPAGKIGIRYGALTAAADDLELTIMGESGHGARPHEAIDAIWIASQVITSLQQAISRTQNPLRPVVLTIGKISGGRAPNVIADQVTMSGTVRSLHPETSEVLPAWIENIVSKVCEMYSAKYEMSYRRGTPSVQNDAKLTSLLESSAREVWGNESVQIIPEPSLGAEDFSCYLQHAPGSMFRLGVGYPDRKNYPLHHPQFEVDETAIVTGVVTMACAAYRYWQS; this is encoded by the coding sequence ATGAAAGACCGCATCAAAGATTTAGCCGTTTCGCTCGCTCCGCGCCTGATTGAAATTCGTCGCCATATCCACAGCCATCCTGAACTGAGTGGACAAGAGCATCAAACTGCTGCCTATGTTGCGGGGGTGCTCTCGTCCTGTGGGCTGCACGTTAAAGAAGCGATCGGTAAAGTCGGAGTTGTGGGAGAACTCGACGGAGGCGACGATCCAAGATTACTGGCAATCCGGACAGATATGGACGCGCTGCCAATTCAAGAGCGGACTGGGCTGGAATTCGCCTCACGTCAGCCTGGAATTATGCACGCTTGCGGTCATGACGTGCATACCACGGTGGGGCTTGGAACCGCGATGGTACTTTCTCAACTTGGGGTGCCGCTTCCGGGTAAAATCCGATTTTTGTTCCAGCCTGCAGAAGAAATCGCCCAGGGCGCTCAGTGGATGGTCGAAGATGGTGTGATGAATGATGTCGATTCAATTCTGTCCGTGCATGTATTTCCCAGCATTCCGGCGGGCAAGATTGGCATTCGATATGGTGCTTTGACCGCAGCAGCGGATGACTTAGAACTCACGATTATGGGTGAATCTGGACATGGCGCACGTCCGCATGAAGCGATCGATGCCATCTGGATCGCGTCTCAAGTCATTACCAGCTTGCAGCAAGCGATTAGTCGGACTCAAAATCCGCTACGTCCTGTGGTGTTAACGATCGGAAAAATCAGCGGTGGACGCGCCCCGAATGTGATTGCTGATCAAGTCACGATGTCGGGAACGGTACGATCGCTGCATCCTGAAACCAGCGAAGTGCTACCGGCCTGGATTGAAAACATTGTCTCGAAGGTTTGCGAGATGTACAGCGCAAAGTATGAAATGAGCTATCGGCGAGGGACACCCTCGGTACAGAATGACGCGAAGCTGACAAGCTTGCTCGAATCGTCGGCGCGGGAAGTTTGGGGAAACGAAAGCGTTCAAATCATCCCCGAACCTTCTCTGGGTGCAGAAGACTTTTCTTGCTATTTGCAGCACGCTCCGGGCAGTATGTTTCGCTTGGGTGTGGGATATCCCGATCGCAAAAACTATCCGCTGCATCATCCGCAGTTTGAAGTGGATGAAACCGCTATCGTCACTGGAGTCGTCACAATGGCGTGTGCAGCTTATCGCTATTGGCAATCTTAA
- the ndhN gene encoding NAD(P)H-quinone oxidoreductase subunit N, producing the protein MALLTTGGQLIKDLETHGAIAAYVPLEGGFEGRYRRRIRASGYKSLSISARGLGDVAAYLTGVHGVRPAHLGKKSTGSGAAVGNVWFVPPIVTTQIAQLPPKSKGLLLWIIEGHILSSQELEYLANLPKIEPRVKVVVEVGGERYFRWTPLTQVIAA; encoded by the coding sequence ATGGCACTTCTCACCACTGGCGGACAATTGATCAAAGACCTTGAAACCCACGGCGCGATCGCTGCCTATGTGCCGCTAGAAGGCGGATTTGAAGGTCGGTATCGCCGCAGAATTCGCGCATCGGGCTACAAGTCGCTCAGCATTAGCGCAAGAGGACTGGGCGATGTCGCTGCCTATTTGACCGGAGTGCATGGTGTTCGTCCGGCACACTTGGGTAAGAAAAGCACTGGCTCTGGGGCAGCAGTCGGAAATGTCTGGTTTGTTCCGCCGATCGTCACCACGCAAATTGCCCAACTGCCCCCAAAATCGAAGGGCTTGCTGCTCTGGATTATCGAAGGGCACATTTTATCGAGCCAAGAGCTTGAATATTTGGCAAATCTGCCCAAAATTGAACCGCGTGTGAAGGTTGTGGTCGAAGTGGGCGGAGAGCGCTATTTCCGTTGGACACCGCTCACTCAAGTCATTGCTGCCTAG
- a CDS encoding DUF1275 domain-containing protein: MTVSVPEKESFSLSAFLISDAPARFLLSWVAGFVDTAAFISLFGIFTAHVTGNIALAGSAFASSDPLTTLLRLSMLPIFMLSVMGTSLLGRLCRKRRWAVLPVLLSAEAIALAIFIMVGLQYSSTLIIDAQDGLMFPIAATGVMAMGIQNALMKEAASSFTGYFPTTVMTGNFTQFTIDLVQYFSAKLSKQTEEAKAEAAEAIVKLKRTSPLLVGFFLGGTGAAYFVPSAEFWCLSMPLLIVSMLAVAAYIQAAKTQNV, from the coding sequence ATGACTGTCAGTGTACCTGAAAAGGAATCCTTCAGCCTCAGCGCCTTTCTAATTAGTGATGCGCCTGCCCGATTTTTACTCAGTTGGGTAGCTGGATTCGTCGATACGGCTGCATTTATTAGCTTGTTTGGCATCTTTACCGCTCACGTCACCGGAAATATTGCCTTAGCAGGTTCCGCTTTCGCCAGTTCTGACCCTCTCACGACGCTGCTTCGGCTCTCGATGTTGCCGATCTTTATGCTGTCTGTGATGGGGACATCGCTGCTAGGGCGACTGTGCCGCAAGCGCAGATGGGCAGTGTTACCAGTATTACTGAGCGCAGAAGCGATCGCCCTCGCTATCTTCATAATGGTCGGATTGCAATACTCTAGTACCCTGATTATTGATGCTCAAGATGGCTTGATGTTTCCGATCGCGGCGACCGGCGTGATGGCGATGGGGATTCAGAATGCCTTGATGAAAGAAGCAGCTTCTTCGTTTACGGGCTATTTTCCAACCACGGTAATGACCGGAAACTTTACGCAGTTTACGATCGATCTAGTGCAATATTTCAGCGCAAAACTTTCCAAACAGACCGAAGAAGCGAAAGCCGAGGCAGCAGAGGCGATCGTAAAACTGAAGCGCACGTCGCCCCTGCTGGTTGGATTCTTTCTAGGAGGAACCGGAGCAGCCTATTTCGTGCCATCGGCAGAGTTTTGGTGTCTCTCGATGCCCTTGCTGATTGTGAGTATGCTGGCAGTCGCCGCTTACATTCAGGCTGCAAAAACTCAAAATGTTTAA
- a CDS encoding glycosyltransferase family 2 protein, whose protein sequence is MKPVISSELSIALGSTVQPDVSVVVPIYNEVESIPRLISAISTSLRDAALSYEIICVDDGSRDGSDALLKQQAQLRDDLKAVILRRNYGQTPAMAAGFGQAIGKVIVTLDGDLQNDPSDIPNLLAKLNEGYDLVSGWRKNRQDASLTRVLPSKIANWLIGRVTGVRLHDYGCSLKAYRSELVADMNLYGELHRFLPALAFIEGARIAEIPVKHHARQFGKSKYGLDRTFRVVMDLLTVSFMRKFLTRPMHVFGLFGLLSLLSGVTIGLYLVFLKLGLGEDIGQRPLLILAVVLFLAGLNLFSFGLLAEISMRTYHESQGRPIYRVREIVGKKN, encoded by the coding sequence ATGAAGCCAGTAATTTCTAGTGAATTGTCGATCGCGCTTGGTTCCACGGTTCAGCCCGATGTTTCGGTCGTGGTTCCGATTTACAACGAAGTGGAGAGTATTCCAAGGTTGATTAGTGCGATTTCCACGAGTTTAAGAGATGCGGCACTGAGCTATGAAATTATCTGTGTGGATGATGGTTCTCGCGATGGCTCAGACGCGCTACTCAAACAACAGGCACAGCTTCGAGATGATCTAAAAGCAGTCATTTTGCGCCGCAATTATGGACAGACTCCGGCAATGGCAGCCGGATTTGGACAGGCGATCGGCAAGGTTATTGTGACGCTCGATGGCGATTTGCAGAACGATCCAAGCGACATTCCGAATCTGTTAGCCAAATTGAACGAGGGATACGATCTTGTAAGCGGTTGGCGCAAAAATCGCCAGGACGCTTCGCTAACCCGTGTCTTGCCGTCGAAGATTGCAAACTGGCTGATCGGGCGCGTCACCGGAGTGCGATTGCATGATTATGGCTGCTCGCTAAAGGCGTATCGATCGGAACTCGTTGCTGATATGAACCTGTACGGGGAACTGCATCGGTTTTTACCTGCATTAGCATTCATCGAAGGTGCAAGAATCGCAGAAATCCCGGTAAAGCATCATGCGCGGCAGTTTGGCAAGAGCAAATACGGACTCGATCGCACCTTCCGCGTGGTGATGGATTTGCTGACGGTTTCGTTTATGCGGAAATTCCTCACGCGCCCGATGCACGTTTTTGGACTGTTTGGCTTATTGTCGCTTCTGTCGGGAGTCACGATCGGGCTTTACTTGGTGTTTTTGAAGCTGGGGTTGGGTGAGGATATCGGACAGCGCCCTTTGTTAATTCTTGCGGTTGTATTGTTTCTTGCGGGGTTGAATCTGTTTAGCTTTGGGCTTTTGGCAGAGATTTCGATGCGGACGTATCACGAATCGCAAGGTCGCCCGATTTATCGGGTGCGTGAGATTGTGGGTAAGAAGAACTAA
- the ybaK gene encoding Cys-tRNA(Pro) deacylase translates to MKTNAVRVLDNLGIAYELREYEVDPDNLAAEAVAEKIGLPSEQVFKTLVARGDRNGICLAVIGGNMQLDLKALAKLSGNRKVETAPLKEVQPLTGYIRGGVTALACKKDYPVYVDELIELFDVVSISAGMRGLQILLAPSDYLRAVKGTVGAIAQDKEI, encoded by the coding sequence ATGAAAACGAATGCGGTTCGCGTTTTAGACAATTTGGGCATCGCTTATGAACTGAGAGAATACGAGGTCGATCCTGACAATCTAGCAGCGGAAGCGGTTGCAGAAAAGATTGGACTTCCATCCGAACAGGTGTTTAAAACGCTGGTGGCACGGGGCGATCGCAATGGGATTTGCCTTGCGGTGATTGGGGGTAATATGCAGCTTGATCTCAAGGCATTAGCAAAATTGTCAGGCAATCGCAAAGTTGAAACAGCACCCCTTAAGGAAGTTCAACCGCTCACCGGATACATTCGCGGCGGCGTAACGGCTCTCGCTTGCAAAAAAGATTACCCAGTTTATGTCGATGAACTGATTGAATTATTTGATGTGGTTTCGATTTCTGCGGGAATGCGAGGGCTACAGATTCTACTCGCTCCAAGCGATTACCTTCGAGCCGTGAAAGGGACTGTGGGCGCGATCGCACAAGACAAAGAAATCTAA
- a CDS encoding transporter substrate-binding domain-containing protein encodes MVARRRFILQAGASLLVTAGVQGCLQTSQISTQNQSTLKVSKTLADQIQERGHLKIVTEDDYPPFEFLLNGKPTGFNHELLTRLQQAVPFEIQQEIMPWQGLLPGVEQGKYDVALTAVGITDDRAKFLDFTSPIAESTIAYIKRKDDNSIQAIKSLSGKVLGVQQGGVSMAAIPDLEATLKEQGGRLGTVKQYRGFAEAYQDLLNKKLDAVLHNIVSLSVLVDEKPAIFALGERVSRKSYAAWAVKKGNRELLDLLNQFLQQQREQGELKKLQQDWLRITFEHLPKEPRLPGDRPIPS; translated from the coding sequence ATGGTGGCTCGTAGACGTTTTATTCTTCAAGCTGGAGCAAGTCTTCTCGTAACGGCAGGAGTTCAGGGCTGTCTGCAAACTTCCCAAATCTCGACTCAGAACCAATCCACTCTCAAAGTTAGCAAAACTCTAGCAGACCAAATTCAGGAGCGGGGACACCTCAAGATAGTGACCGAAGACGACTACCCGCCGTTTGAATTTCTGCTTAACGGTAAGCCCACAGGCTTTAATCATGAATTATTAACACGACTACAGCAAGCCGTTCCTTTCGAGATTCAGCAGGAGATTATGCCTTGGCAGGGACTTCTGCCTGGGGTGGAGCAGGGCAAATATGATGTCGCACTTACGGCCGTTGGAATTACCGACGATCGCGCCAAATTTCTCGACTTTACAAGCCCGATTGCAGAATCGACGATCGCTTATATCAAACGCAAAGATGACAACTCGATTCAAGCAATCAAGTCCCTTTCGGGGAAAGTGCTGGGCGTACAGCAGGGCGGCGTATCGATGGCTGCTATCCCTGACTTAGAAGCCACTTTAAAAGAGCAAGGAGGCAGACTCGGAACGGTCAAACAGTACCGGGGGTTTGCAGAAGCGTATCAAGACTTGCTCAACAAAAAATTGGATGCAGTTCTTCACAATATTGTGTCTCTGTCTGTATTAGTCGATGAAAAACCTGCCATTTTTGCGCTGGGAGAGCGAGTCAGCCGCAAATCTTATGCAGCTTGGGCGGTGAAAAAAGGCAACCGGGAGCTATTAGACCTGTTAAACCAATTTTTGCAGCAGCAGCGCGAGCAAGGAGAACTGAAAAAGCTTCAGCAGGACTGGCTCAGAATTACGTTCGAGCATCTCCCCAAAGAACCGCGCTTACCTGGCGATCGTCCCATTCCATCCTGA